A section of the Pochonia chlamydosporia 170 chromosome 2, whole genome shotgun sequence genome encodes:
- a CDS encoding metallo-beta-lactamase superfamily domain-containing protein, giving the protein MCGNSNTIRPNAAYFNCTQLNKSTFMVTENDRYGEVPQIFIKVYPSTIVVIDTGCGGDVNDTRATLATFLETEPVVHNGNAPINQQRKPYTVIRGMTDFAKRPNSTIWASSHNKAFLSPDALPRNSLCDNVGMETPKYTITNWISDGQTITDQSGQDLNLTVYHTPGHTPDHVAIWDPEERHLYVGDTLYRHAPVFFMFGGSVIDYSKTIDKLNKLVGKWNRESGVYIGSDKIKKVSSTDLANPVKDIAQEHLSRVKLSCGHITNNVDAGEILDDVSTFLRRVVIGEAQPVHGGENYGIKSVTYTSKDGSLGFSGFEAAFEEFLGNDGATEAVRQRIHVGERLVAAIICVKRVYTRPKVCQDIGFVLALDVYPAMYHPELVTREETTSVQGHYSFQNSNILRLNDTLISWEN; this is encoded by the exons ATGTGCGGCAATTCCAATACAATACGGCCAAACGCAGCCTACTTCAACTGCACACAGCTGAACAAGTCTACCTTCATGGTCACCGAGAACGATAGATATGGCGAGGTTCCTCAAATTTTCATCAAAGTTTACCCTTCTACTATCGTAGTTATTGATACTGGCTGCGGAGGAGATGTAAATGACACACGAGCCACTCTTGCAACCTTTCTGGAAACGGAGCCTGTTGTACACAATGGCAATGCACCCATCAACCAGCAGAGGAAGCCGTATACAGTCATCA GAGGAATGACCGACTTTGCTAAGAGGCCCAACTCAACAATCTGGGCTAGTTCGCACAACAAGGCGTTTCTCAGTCCCGATGCGCTTCCCAGAAATTCCCTATGCGACAACGTCGGCATGGAAACTCCAAAATACACCATAACAAATTGGATTAGTGACGGCCAGACTATCACCGACCAAAGCGGGCAAGATCTCAACTTGACAGTGTATCACACCCCTGGTCACACTCCAGACCATGTGGCTATTTGGGACCCAGAAGAGCGGCATTTATATGTTGGCGATACTCTATACAGACATGCTCCTGTATTCTTCATGTTTGGCGGCAGTGTTATTGATTATAGCAAAACCATTGACAAGTTGAACAAGCTGGTGGGCAAGTGGAATCGGGAGTCAGGTGTGTATATTGGGTCGGACAAGATAAAGAAGGTTTCGAGTACTGATTTGGCCAATCCAGTTAAAGATATCGCGCAGGAACATCTGTCTCGCGTCAAATTATCCTGCGgtcacatcaccaacaacgTAGATGCTGGCGAAATACTAGACGACGTGAGTACATTTCTGCGTCGAGTTGTTATCGGAGAGGCTCAGCCTGTACATGGTGGCGAAAACTACGGCATAAAGAGTGTTACATATACTTCCAAGGACGGTTCCTTGGGATTTAGTGGATTTGAGGCTGCATTTGAGGAATTTCTTGGTAATGATGGTGCGACTGAAGCTGTTCGGCAACGAATCCACGTTGGTGAA AGATTAGTTGCTGCTATTATTTGTGTCAAAAGGGTATATACAAGACCAAAGGTTTGTCAAGATATAGGGTTCGTCTTGGCACTTGATGTCTACCCCGCGATGTATCACCCAGAACTGGTGACGAGGGAGGAAACGACATCGGTACAAGGACATTACAGTTTCCAAAATTCAAACATCCTTCGACTAAATGACACTCTAATTAGCTGGGAAAACTAA